In Streptomyces nojiriensis, one genomic interval encodes:
- a CDS encoding MupA/Atu3671 family FMN-dependent luciferase-like monooxygenase: MADEKTTNDAEAAQARMLQERLASLSPEQREVLLRAMRERGLKAPATVDAGEKAGARQAAAPRRTRRPGSTMEFSLFFFSGDGTAAGPGKYDLLMESARIADANGFAGIWVPERHFVDFGGLYPNPSVLAAAIAVQTQSIQIRAGSCVLPLHHPVRVAEEWAVVDNLSGGRAAISAASGWHPDDFLLAPGDGQQRYPRRKEEMFEAIETIQRLWAGESVELPRADGSLQSVRTLPRPIQAELPVWVSAQGSPETFVKAGEAGAYLLTGLVAQRPADLKDKIAAYREALVGAGHDPSRAKVTAMVHTFLDSDDESAREIVREPLTGYLKTFLAQQDSFGSEYSKLSEAERDVMLNATFERYFDTLALLGTPDKCESLIEDLVDIGVDEVACLVDFGLAPGQVVKGLEHLTELKNRYRADAAAAEGDQS; the protein is encoded by the coding sequence ATGGCTGACGAGAAGACGACCAACGACGCCGAGGCGGCGCAGGCCCGCATGCTCCAGGAGCGGCTCGCCTCGCTGAGCCCGGAGCAGCGCGAGGTCCTGTTGCGCGCCATGCGCGAGCGGGGCCTGAAGGCGCCCGCCACCGTGGACGCGGGGGAGAAGGCCGGTGCCCGGCAGGCCGCCGCGCCGCGCCGCACCCGGCGCCCCGGCAGCACCATGGAGTTCAGCCTGTTCTTCTTCTCCGGCGACGGCACCGCCGCCGGCCCCGGGAAGTACGACCTCCTCATGGAGAGCGCCCGGATCGCCGACGCCAACGGCTTCGCCGGGATCTGGGTGCCCGAGCGGCACTTCGTGGACTTCGGCGGGCTCTACCCCAACCCGTCGGTCCTGGCCGCGGCCATCGCCGTACAGACGCAGTCGATCCAGATCCGGGCGGGCAGCTGCGTCCTGCCGCTGCACCACCCGGTGCGGGTCGCCGAGGAGTGGGCGGTCGTCGACAACCTGTCCGGCGGGCGGGCCGCGATCTCCGCGGCCTCCGGCTGGCACCCCGACGACTTCCTCCTGGCCCCCGGCGACGGGCAGCAGCGCTACCCGCGCCGAAAGGAGGAGATGTTCGAGGCGATCGAGACGATCCAGCGGCTGTGGGCCGGGGAGAGCGTCGAACTGCCGCGCGCCGACGGCTCGCTGCAGTCGGTGCGCACCCTGCCGCGCCCGATCCAGGCCGAGCTCCCGGTGTGGGTGTCGGCGCAGGGCAGCCCCGAGACGTTCGTCAAGGCCGGTGAGGCCGGTGCGTACCTGCTGACCGGTCTCGTCGCCCAGCGGCCCGCCGACCTCAAGGACAAGATCGCCGCCTACCGCGAGGCGCTCGTCGGAGCCGGGCACGACCCGTCCCGCGCCAAGGTCACCGCGATGGTGCACACGTTCCTGGACTCCGACGACGAGAGCGCCCGGGAGATCGTGCGGGAGCCGCTGACCGGCTACCTCAAGACCTTCCTCGCGCAGCAGGACAGCTTCGGCAGCGAGTACTCCAAGCTCTCCGAGGCCGAGCGCGACGTGATGCTGAACGCCACCTTCGAGCGGTACTTCGACACGCTCGCGCTGCTCGGCACGCCCGACAAGTGCGAGTCCCTGATCGAGGACCTGGTCGACATCGGCGTGGACGAGGTGGCCTGCCTGGTCGACTTCGGCCTCGCGCCGGGCCAGGTCGTCAAGGGCCTGGAACACCTCACCGAACTCAAGAACCGGTACCGGGCCGACGCGGCCGCCGCCGAAGGAGACCAGTCGTGA